One genomic window of Gracilinema caldarium DSM 7334 includes the following:
- a CDS encoding nucleic acid-binding OB-fold tRNA/helicase-type, whose amino-acid sequence MSGWPSLQEYNRALLNSSENLRISGLSDLRLELNNLGLPNALSGGFAYIYQLSYRGGKKALRLFHSVSQDRLPALQKAYTLLGTLRRTADALSDHLVEALWISDCLKVNGNLVPGVVMDWVQAPTLGTWLEQNYRNGEALNRLRYRLAQLQGALETQQVVHGDIQTGNLAVRSDGHILLLDYDGFQQAGSEYRSWEQGHIHFQHPDTFSTWTAGGAVGSGTAGAGPSGFVTGVELSRIQAIDRFPFIVIDLGLALLAAQPALFDQFCQGENIVFTADDFIDPRGSAALAALGTVQELEGARSAFLSICEGPASAVPSLRDFHEACGIHLTEAGQVRTGAVQFTVEKPWEGEKAGEQETVGRKRRNRAYRSVYPVYDGRNFPLGNSAPMGQKIELIGKVREVKYGFTKYGKPYAFVNFTDWKQDGIKLIFWSEDLEACRDRKPDVTWEGKWISAIGLVDEPYKSPKFSTLQYSITIHEPNQIRLISESEARRRLKKHSGIDMEDYDDEAEAEDEAEIATDPFLGRSPSFSSGISGNAAYGFSRSGSASTGTKKPSNAELLRQLSRPASPAAEQPATASSRQTGPQDVWPYNTLSKEPESKNHGCLWFVIGVIAVVLYIYLTGRH is encoded by the coding sequence ATGAGCGGCTGGCCGAGTCTTCAGGAGTATAACCGGGCTCTATTGAATAGCAGTGAAAACCTGCGCATTTCGGGCCTCTCGGACCTCCGGCTTGAGCTGAACAACCTGGGCCTGCCCAATGCCCTTTCGGGGGGCTTTGCCTACATTTACCAGCTTTCCTATCGGGGCGGGAAAAAGGCCCTCCGGCTTTTCCATTCGGTGAGCCAGGACCGGCTCCCCGCCCTGCAGAAGGCCTACACCCTGCTCGGTACCCTGCGCAGGACCGCCGACGCCCTTTCAGACCATTTGGTCGAAGCCCTCTGGATATCCGACTGTCTAAAGGTTAATGGAAATCTTGTGCCTGGGGTCGTCATGGATTGGGTCCAGGCACCAACTTTGGGTACCTGGTTGGAACAGAATTACCGGAATGGTGAGGCCTTGAACCGTTTGCGATACCGGCTGGCACAACTGCAGGGGGCCTTGGAGACTCAGCAGGTGGTCCATGGGGATATCCAGACGGGGAACCTGGCTGTAAGAAGTGATGGACATATTCTTCTTTTAGACTATGACGGCTTTCAGCAGGCGGGATCGGAGTACCGCTCTTGGGAGCAGGGCCATATTCACTTTCAGCATCCTGACACCTTCAGTACCTGGACCGCCGGTGGGGCGGTAGGATCTGGGACTGCAGGGGCTGGGCCATCCGGCTTTGTGACTGGGGTGGAGCTCTCCCGGATACAGGCCATCGATAGGTTCCCCTTTATCGTCATCGATCTGGGTCTGGCTTTGCTCGCGGCACAGCCTGCACTGTTTGACCAGTTTTGTCAGGGCGAGAACATTGTCTTTACCGCCGACGATTTTATCGATCCCCGGGGGAGTGCCGCCCTGGCCGCCCTGGGTACGGTCCAGGAACTGGAGGGAGCCCGAAGCGCCTTTTTGAGCATCTGCGAAGGGCCTGCGTCGGCGGTCCCGAGTCTGCGGGACTTTCATGAAGCCTGCGGTATCCATCTGACCGAAGCAGGGCAGGTAAGAACCGGGGCGGTGCAATTCACCGTAGAAAAACCCTGGGAGGGGGAAAAAGCCGGTGAACAGGAAACGGTAGGGCGTAAAAGGCGGAATCGGGCTTACCGCAGTGTGTACCCGGTCTATGATGGGCGGAACTTTCCCCTGGGGAATAGTGCGCCGATGGGCCAGAAAATTGAATTGATCGGCAAGGTCCGTGAGGTAAAATACGGCTTTACCAAGTACGGGAAGCCCTATGCCTTTGTTAATTTTACCGACTGGAAACAGGATGGAATAAAACTTATTTTCTGGTCCGAAGATCTGGAGGCCTGCCGGGACCGGAAGCCCGATGTTACCTGGGAGGGGAAATGGATAAGTGCCATCGGTCTTGTGGATGAGCCCTACAAAAGTCCCAAATTCAGTACCCTGCAATATTCCATCACTATCCATGAACCGAATCAGATCAGGTTGATTTCCGAATCCGAGGCCCGGCGGCGGCTTAAAAAGCATTCCGGCATCGATATGGAGGATTATGATGACGAGGCCGAGGCTGAGGACGAGGCGGAAATTGCCACCGATCCTTTTCTGGGCCGCAGTCCCAGCTTTAGCTCAGGCATATCGGGAAACGCCGCTTACGGGTTTTCCCGTAGCGGGTCAGCTTCGACGGGCACCAAAAAACCGAGCAATGCCGAGCTCTTGCGTCAGCTTTCCAGACCAGCTTCCCCTGCGGCAGAACAGCCCGCCACGGCATCGAGCAGGCAGACCGGGCCCCAAGATGTATGGCCCTACAACACCCTATCGAAGGAGCCTGAAAGTAAAAACCACGGGTGCCTGTGGTTTGTAATTGGTGTCATTGCGGTTGTTCTGTATATATATCTAACGGGCAGGCATTAA
- a CDS encoding BrnA antitoxin family protein produces MNDIEMREEYDFEDSIKNPYIPKLKKPITIRLDNETIVYFKKLAKDSGIPYQTLMNYFLTQCAKEHKKPEIIWK; encoded by the coding sequence ATGAACGATATAGAAATGCGTGAAGAATATGATTTTGAAGATTCCATCAAGAATCCGTACATACCCAAGCTTAAGAAGCCCATAACTATACGGTTAGATAATGAAACTATTGTTTATTTTAAAAAATTGGCAAAGGATTCTGGTATTCCATATCAGACTTTGATGAATTATTTCCTTACACAATGTGCAAAAGAGCACAAGAAACCTGAGATAATCTGGAAATAA
- a CDS encoding sensor domain-containing diguanylate cyclase: MDTVLRIEINLLCIIILFIAVESLHRASSSRNNQHSLDLRLFLAFIYATIIMLITDLAMWLLDGIPGLAARIGLYTASILYYAFHAMPTSLYILYADYQTNHSEERITKFIGPLVLFNGFIALVALLTPLTGFLFLIDETNRYSRGPGFPVFATLVFSLTLFSFVPVITGRKKTSTRISLTLLAFPLPMVLAAVFQVMFYGTVLIWPTATIFLVTAILNIQRKRSGIDHLTGTANRRSLDETLEHLVKGSMGGKYFGGILIDIDDFKKINDTFGHEAGDKALEEAADILRSAVRQDDFVARYGGDEFVLLLPGAGKQTLIEVSDRLNTLAAAHTARTDRKFRLSFSIGSALYDPAIDTNADSFLTRLDAAMYADKMAHKSAQG, from the coding sequence GTGGATACAGTATTAAGAATCGAAATCAATCTGCTCTGTATCATCATCCTTTTTATAGCTGTGGAGTCGCTACATCGTGCATCGTCTAGCCGCAATAACCAGCATAGCCTCGATCTGCGGCTTTTCCTTGCGTTCATCTACGCAACAATTATCATGCTTATAACAGACCTGGCTATGTGGCTCCTGGACGGTATCCCCGGACTCGCCGCACGGATAGGCTTATACACAGCGAGTATACTATACTACGCATTCCATGCCATGCCAACTTCTCTCTATATTCTCTACGCTGATTATCAAACAAACCACAGCGAGGAGAGGATTACCAAGTTTATAGGTCCCCTTGTGTTATTTAACGGGTTCATAGCCCTGGTGGCCCTTTTAACCCCCCTCACCGGATTCTTATTTCTTATAGATGAAACTAATAGGTACTCCAGGGGTCCTGGTTTTCCAGTATTTGCCACACTTGTTTTTAGTTTGACCCTCTTTTCTTTTGTACCCGTAATAACAGGAAGAAAAAAGACAAGTACCAGGATCAGTCTTACCCTCCTTGCATTCCCCCTTCCTATGGTACTGGCCGCTGTCTTTCAGGTCATGTTCTACGGTACTGTCCTTATATGGCCAACAGCAACTATTTTCCTGGTTACGGCAATTTTAAATATCCAACGGAAAAGAAGTGGGATTGATCATCTGACGGGAACCGCCAATAGACGCAGTCTCGACGAAACATTGGAGCACCTGGTAAAGGGGAGCATGGGGGGCAAATATTTTGGGGGCATCCTCATCGATATTGATGATTTTAAAAAAATTAACGATACCTTTGGCCACGAAGCAGGGGATAAGGCCCTCGAAGAAGCCGCAGACATCCTGCGTTCCGCAGTCAGGCAAGATGATTTTGTAGCCCGTTATGGCGGCGACGAATTTGTCCTACTGCTTCCAGGGGCAGGGAAACAAACCTTAATTGAAGTGTCTGACCGTTTGAACACCCTCGCAGCCGCTCATACGGCCAGAACAGACCGAAAGTTCCGCCTTTCCTTCAGTATCGGCTCAGCACTTTATGACCCTGCTATCGATACCAATGCAGATTCATTTCTTACTCGCCTCGATGCCGCGATGTACGCTGACAAAATGGCTCACAAATCAGCACAGGGATAA
- a CDS encoding YdcF family protein — protein MGTILFYISKILRPLFTSPLPVCLGFALWALIVLKPRNRLQIWLRRIGLCIILGTSVVSLPLVVRLISQWYEIPRSFTGATLDELTARGPYRAILLLGGTVDPVASQPGQVEANDSFERIVTAAALYRAGAAPVIIASGGSGSITFPDQREAPYMAELLEFMGVPKNVVIIEEKSRNTYENIIYSKAILETLRDTKNDTAGAEVSDRTADHSPDGRPDQAPVLLVSSAWHLPRAMAICRKQGLDVQPFSVDSQAEPLLLPADLFPDPWALQRTTRLIREWIGLAYYRLLGRI, from the coding sequence ATGGGGACCATACTATTTTACATTTCTAAAATCCTGCGTCCCCTCTTTACCTCGCCCCTGCCGGTCTGCCTCGGTTTTGCGCTCTGGGCCTTAATTGTCCTAAAGCCCCGGAACAGGCTCCAGATCTGGCTGCGTCGTATCGGCCTCTGCATCATCCTGGGCACCAGTGTCGTTTCGCTACCCCTCGTCGTCCGGCTCATTTCCCAATGGTACGAAATTCCCCGGTCCTTTACTGGAGCCACGTTAGATGAACTCACCGCCCGGGGGCCCTACCGGGCGATTCTGCTCCTGGGCGGCACTGTGGATCCCGTCGCTTCACAGCCTGGGCAGGTCGAAGCGAACGACAGCTTTGAACGAATTGTTACAGCGGCAGCCCTATACCGGGCCGGAGCAGCCCCAGTGATCATCGCAAGCGGCGGCTCCGGATCCATAACCTTTCCCGATCAGCGGGAAGCTCCCTATATGGCAGAACTACTGGAGTTCATGGGGGTGCCAAAAAATGTGGTTATTATAGAAGAAAAATCACGAAACACCTATGAAAATATCATCTACAGCAAGGCCATCCTCGAAACCTTACGCGACACAAAGAACGATACCGCTGGCGCTGAAGTATCAGACAGAACAGCAGACCATAGTCCGGACGGTAGGCCTGACCAGGCACCGGTACTCCTGGTAAGCTCCGCCTGGCACCTACCCCGGGCCATGGCCATTTGCCGCAAACAGGGCTTAGATGTTCAGCCCTTCTCGGTAGACAGCCAGGCCGAGCCCCTGCTCCTTCCTGCAGACCTCTTTCCCGACCCCTGGGCCCTCCAACGCACCACCCGACTCATCCGCGAATGGATAGGCCTCGCCTACTACCGGCTCTTAGGCAGAATTTAG